The genomic region AATCAGATACCTCTGCACAGGCCTGAGCAAGAAGTTCCCAGAATGCACCAGCGTCACTCTGGAGACCCAGGACTTTTACCAACAGATGTTACTGTCCAAAGCCCCAAGAGACTCCCTGAGAACCACTCTCTCCACATCAATAGGtggtatttttatcttctttgagtGACAAACAGAATGGCAACATGCCCCAAACAATAGTCCTTGGTGTTAGGGCAATCAAGTCATGAGTCAAGATGGatcacaggccaggcacggtggctcacacctgtaatcccagcactttgggaggctgaggtaggaggattgcttgagcccaggaattccagaccagcctgggtaatatagtgagagcTCATCGCTACAAATAATATAcctagctgcttgggaagctgaggcaggaggatcgcttgagcctaggagtttgaatctgcagtgagccgtgattgtgccactgcactcaaacctgggagtcagagtgagaccctgtctcaaaaaacaaagcaaaaaagcaaTGATAAAGGCAATGGTAAAGGGCTATGATAAAGACGATAAAGAACCAGAACAGAGGACTATGAGAACAGGGAAGGCCTGGCAGGCACCAGACTGAGATCAACAGACTGGACGGTGCTGGCTCAGCCCCAGGCCTCCCCAAACATTCCATCCCCTCTCATTTGATCTGTgtgtgcgttttttttttttgttgttgttgttgttgttgtttgtttttttgagatggagtttctcttttgttgcccaagatgaagtacaatggcgcaatctcggctcactgcaacctccgcctcctgggttcaagcgattctcctgcctcagcctcctgagtagctgggattaccggcatctgccaccacgcccggctagttttttgtattttttgtagacatgagggttcaccatgttggccaggctggtctcaaactcctgacctcaggtgatccacctgcctcggcctcccaaactgttgggattacaggagtgagccaccgtgcccagccagatctGTGTGGTTTgagtttctcctgcctcatcttctccATTGAGCTCTGTTCCAGGGCCTTTCCCCAGGGATCCAAGAGGGATGGTTCTCATACCCCTGCTGCCTGGAGCTGCACTGGGTCTGTGTGTCTCCGATGCATAAGGGCTGCATTCATttcactgcccaggctggtgccaCAGTGCCCATCGTTTATGTCAAGGCTGCCTCCTCGGcgttcctagaaacatacaacagAAGACCGGTCATCCCGCTGCCAGGACATCACCCACCGGTTCCCTCACTGCCTTGCTCAGATGCCATCCACACAGCTGGTATATTCCAGGAATACTTACTGGTGATGACAATAAACCTTCTACGCTGAGGGGGAGGAGGACCTAAGGTCTAAAGGGACCTTAGATTCTGAAGGCAAAGAAGGCAAAGGCGagtttcatttattcagtcaagaaatatttatcagGCACCTACCACGTGTCCAGTAGCAGACACAAGGGAAATATAGCTGGAAAGAGAAGGTCTCGGCTTCATAGAGCTTCCATTTAGAGGGGGAACCATGGGCATTTAAGTGGTAAGTGAGCAGAGAGAAGAAATGTCTGTGTCTGCCCAGGAAATCAagaaaggcttcacagaggaggtgatgCTTGAACTCCAGCTTAGAGGAGGGGTAGGATTGTCCAGGGCGGGGCTCATCAGGCAGAGGGATCAGCATATAAAACACCACAAAGGCATGAGAGGAAATGCAGTGGACCATTCGGGTAACTAAGGTAGTGTGGGGTTGCTGGAATGTATGTTTGCATGGGAGTCGGGGGGAGGCAGCAGGGATGAGGCTGGGGAAATAGATTCTGGCAGCTCACAAAGGACTTTGTGTGCCCTGCTAAGGAATTCAGGAACGATGAACGTATTGTCCATCTCAGTAAGCTGCCTGAAAACCCATCGGGAACAAGGGTGGGAGCGgataaataagtaataaacaaGGCTCTGTTGTGGGTATTAAGCCTTTTTTTCTTGTGGATCTCGACAGCCAGATGGGTTAAGGGGCATGAATAGATTTGGAAGTGTGCTGATAGGAAAATGAAGCAATTGTTCACTGAGTCCTCaggggaagtgtgtgtgtgtgagtgtgagtgtgtgtgtgtatgtgtatgtgtgtgtgtgttcaggcGGGAGTCATTTAATTCACAGAGATGTCTTTGCCAAGAGCAGTTTCCCTATTTCTGCCATTTGGGGGGGGGTCCAGGGTCTTCATCATGAACTCTCTGAGACCTAAAGAGGCTGGGCCAGGCTTGGAGGGGAGGCAGGTTCTCCTTTCCGCCGTATTGTGCCCACTGCCTTCTTTCCAGATACCTGGTGGAAATGGTGGTGCTGCAGATACCGCTGCTGTGggggctgctgcagctgctggggCGCTGGGGCGTACTGCGGAGGCTGTAGCTGGTGCTGGTGCTGCTGCAGGGGAAGGGCTGGGGGGTGATCCGACAGCTTCCGGTTCATCGAAGGCCGGATTTCTTCTCCCACAGCCCCACTGAGGTGTGGGCCTCCCTGGGACCTCCGGTCCAGGCTGTTGCCCCGGTGACcctgggagagagaagagagatgctGCAGATGCGCCGTCCTCTCTGATCTTCGGGCCCTACCCCACCCTCGGGCAGTTGTTCCCGGACCCTGCTCATTCTGGCTCCAAGAAATAGCTGGTAGGTGGGGGCAGCTGAAAGAGAATTGATACTTCAGACCTTcacattttccaaagtggccTCTGTATTCTCAGATCCTCCCAGTTTTAGGAGTTCAGGTCTCTGGTTCACAGACTAACACTTTCCGCCTGGTAGCCATTTAATCCATTTCCAAGGCGCTTGTTTTTTCTCTGTGTAATCAAGCTGAAATATTCCACTTTACTGATACAATGCCGCCCCTTCTTATCACATGTTGCCACACCGCTGGACATCCTACCCTCCAGATGAGCTCCACTGTTGACTTTGCGTGATTTTGAACTGTCATTTATGGCCTGGTGATAGAGACCTAAACAGCAACATTCTTGCAATGCCATGGGAACCAGGCCTGCCGCTGGGGAAGAAGTAAGGCCTTTTTCCCTAATGTTAAAACAACCTTACGAATCAGAAATACcatattgttattttcatttaacaaacaaTTACGTAGGACCCTGGGCGTAGCAtataccaggcactattctaagcgcTTTACAAATACCAACTCATTTAATCCCGTTTAATGCAATTTTATATTGCTTCTCTTATCTCTGAATGCACATCCTAGTGAGTTAATACCTCTGTTCGTTTCCTGGTTAGAGTGATTCACAAGGTCTTGGCTagcctttgttttcctttctcaacTTCTGTGTGCATTTGGTGGGaacttcttttctcctttggcAGTAACTTCTCAGGCTTAAAAGCAACTACGGACTTGAAAAAGGAGGATTTTCTTGACTTCCCCAAAGCACACATTGCTTTCACAGTCTCAATAccttttcaaataacctgtcccTAGGATTTCAGCTATTCTAGTGAATGCTTCTTCCTATGATACCTGTCTCTTATAACCAtgttatttcctttgaaaaatagtttataaattggtgtgtgtgtgtgtgtgtgtgtatgtgagagagagagtgtgtgtgtgtatgtgtgaatttaCTCATGGGAGGCAAGTTAACATTTTCTTAGTGCTTAATATGGACCAGACTCTGATAGTGCTTAGTGTAGtaactcatttactcctcacaacgGCCCAGTGAGGGAGGCTTTATTGTTCTCTCCATtctactgatgagaaaactgatactCAGAAGGTTTCTTAACTTGGCTAGGGAATACAGGTAGCTAAGTGATTAAAGCAGGATCTCATACCAGGTCTGTCTGACGCATTTCCTTTTAAAGCAATACTCTGTATTCCAAACAGTTCCAACAGCAATAATTCCAAGTGCAGTTTTCTCCTCCCatgtcctccccacccccaatcccaTCATAAAACTCCAACTGCTGAATTAATTCCTGACCTCTAGGCTGTTCCCTAATGTCCCCGTCTGTAGCACCCCCAACTCCTTCATCTTAGGCAACTCTTGAGCTAGGTTGAAAACTTTGGTGTAGCAATGTCTATGAATAACAAACAAACAGCACCTGTGGTAAGAACTGATGCTTCTTGAGTGCAGTGTGATGAGGAATGACATGAAGCATGGGATACATTATCTTCTCCAACCTTCACAGCCATCCTGGGAGGTAGATATTACCATTATCCCtactttatggatgaggaaactgaggctcagagaactttccaaagtcacacaactaggaAGTATTAAGTTGAGATCTGACCTCAGAGCTCTGAGCCCTGTCTTTCAGTACACTCAGAGGATATACCCATCCTATGCATTTTTCCTTGCGGTTCCCGTGAGAACTTGGGCTGCCTAAAATCTCTAGATTGGGGTCGATCGGACCTGGAGCATACCTGGTCTTCTCGGGTTCTGTCTCTAAGGAAGATCTGCTTCTGTCTGGAGATGGAATTTGTCCTGTAGTAGTCCACCAGCTTGTTTAGGGATGGAAACTTCTCAGTCCACAGAAAGTAATTACCCTTGTTGTCTCGCATGACCTTGAAGTGTTGAACGTCATCCTCATGCCTGGAGATCAAGGCAAAACGAAATTGTATGTTACACAGTGATAATGTCACCACCTCCAGGCTGCTCGCATCTGGGATGGTGGAGTTCTCTTTCGGCAGGAGATATAGATATGGATGACTCACTCATCACTGGGCAGGTGGGCCAGCCAGTCAGGCTTCGGCAGGAGCTTTCTAGGATGGACCACTTAGGATACAGGCTATGCTAGAGGGGATTTACATCAGCAGAAGGTAATCAGATGAGCTAAAATTTGTCTTGGACACTGGAACTAGCCTTTTACAAGAAAATCATGTTCCAAGTGCCTTAACGACTAAGAGATCAAAGACCTTTTCACAATGTTTATTTGCAAGATGTCAATGGGGTTATTTCAAGCTCCTATTATCTTCCTGTTACCAGAAATACTTTGGACCATCTCCTAATTTAAGCCCATAAGCTAGCACTGGCAGGTAAGAAGCTGCTCTCTTTCCTAAGAAATATGTCACATTTTTTCTCCATGTAATAAAGATCATCTTGGTTTATGTTTTGCATAAATAAGGTTACAAAGTGTTTTCAGCTTTTGGCGAAATAGCTTTGTATGAAATAtagagttttttttattttttttgaaatggagtctcactctgttgcctaggctgaagcgcagtggtgcgatctctgttcactgcaacctctgcctcccaggttcaagcgattctcctgtctcggcctcctgagtagctgggattacaggcacctaccatcacacccggctagcttttttgtatttctagtaaagatggggtttcaccatgttggtcaggctggtcttgaagtccagacctctggtgatccacccgcctcggcctcccaaagtgctgggattacaggcgtgaggcactgtgcccggcaaaATGATAAGAGTTTTAATTGGCAAGGATCTTGGAGATTGTTTAGCCTtacttctccattttacagatgagaacactgaggttcAGGGGGTTGGCCAAGGTCACTGCTGAGTGGCAGGACTGAGGCCAGAACCCTGAGCCTCTGACTCCAGTCTAGTGAGCTTGCCTGTCACGCCACGTAAACATGATAACTTCTTTTAGATCAGCACCTTCTGATGCCAGTCTGGACTCACAAATGATGGGATACATTCAAACCAGGGCTAGAGAAAATGGATTTTATCCATCTAGGAAGGGTGGACTGAGCCTTTACCATTAGATCCAGTTTTACTTCATTGCCAAGTCATTCTCTTTTGGAtgtaaagtttattttcaaaCGACATACatttatatctaaaaataaaccaGCACTAGTGATGCCAATTGCCTGATGTAAAAGAAAGGTCAAGAATTTTAAAGGGTCTTGGAGAGTAAAGATACCTCTGAG from Macaca thibetana thibetana isolate TM-01 chromosome 10, ASM2454274v1, whole genome shotgun sequence harbors:
- the GRAP2 gene encoding GRB2-related adapter protein 2 isoform X3, translated to MGKEVGFFIIRASQSSPGDFSISVRHEDDVQHFKVMRDNKGNYFLWTEKFPSLNKLVDYYRTNSISRQKQIFLRDRTREDQGHRGNSLDRRSQGGPHLSGAVGEEIRPSMNRKLSDHPPALPLQQHQHQLQPPQYAPAPQQLQQPPQQRYLQHHHFHQERRGGSLDINDGHCGTSLGSEMNAALMHRRHTDPVQLQAAGRVRWARALYDFEALEDDELGFHSGEVVEVLDSSNPSWWTGRLHNKLGLFPANYVAPMTR
- the GRAP2 gene encoding GRB2-related adapter protein 2 isoform X4, translating into MVSRRPLSTPGRELTDGQGGWFLHHPGQPELPRGLLHLCQGHRGNSLDRRSQGGPHLSGAVGEEIRPSMNRKLSDHPPALPLQQHQHQLQPPQYAPAPQQLQQPPQQRYLQHHHFHQERRGGSLDINDGHCGTSLGSEMNAALMHRRHTDPVQLQAAGRVRWARALYDFEALEDDELGFHSGEVVEVLDSSNPSWWTGRLHNKLGLFPANYVAPMTR
- the GRAP2 gene encoding GRB2-related adapter protein 2 isoform X2, encoding MEAVAKFDFTASGEDELSFHAGDVLKILSNQEEWFKAELGSQEGYVPKNFIDIQFPEWFHEGLSRHQAENLLMGKEVGFFIIRASQSSPGDFSISVRHEDDVQHFKVMRDNKGNYFLWTEKFPSLNKLVDYYRTNSISRQKQIFLRDRTREDQGHRGNSLDRRSQGGPHLSGAVGEEIRPSMNRKLSDHPPALPLQQHQHQLQPPQYAPAPQQLQQPPQQRYLQHHHFHQERRGGSLDINDGHCGTSLGSEMNAALMHRRHTDPVQLQAAGRVRWARALYDFEALEDDELGFHSGEVVEVLDSSNPSWWTGRLHNKLGLFPANYVAPMTR